DNA from Elaeis guineensis isolate ETL-2024a chromosome 2, EG11, whole genome shotgun sequence:
aaaaaaatttcttagtgaagaaataagtgcctctaaaatcgagcttaacaaagttcgacaggtagaagaatcgacaacaatgattgaatctgaatcagattcgatgagatcaaacctggagctcaatgaacaaacatccttaagatgattcaatagagtaccgcatcagttggacagatacttaagtttcttgatccagaatggggatcctatcgaactcgatgagaatgatgagaatccgtcacctacatggatgtaatgcagtgatctgactttgataaatggcttgaagccataagatctgaaatggagtccatgaaggtcaatgatgtatagacattagttgacccacctgaagggataaagtccatagggtgtaagtgggtcttcaagaaaagaggggcacagacggaaaggtggagacctataaagcccatttgattgccaagggttatcatcagtattatggtattgactatgatgagatattttcttctgtgacaatgctcaaatccatttaaatcatgcttgcgatagcagtatatctggactatgaagtctggcaaatggatgtgaagaaagctttcctaaatggagagctgaatgaagaggtgtatatgatacaacctaaaagattcatatccacagatgagtccaaggtgtgcaagcttcagagatccatttatggattaaagcaagtatctcgaagttggaacatatgttttgataagatatcagaacgtatggcttcgttaggaatggagaggaactctGCATAAATAAGTAGACAAATGGTTtaataattgtatttcttatgttgtatgtggatgacattctcttaatcagaaatgatatcccttcattatagggaataaaagtatggctgtcatcacaattctccattaaggatctaggagaagcagcttacaacctagggatgaagatctatagggatagatctaagaggctacttagactctctcaatctacgtacatagatactatgctaaaatgattcaacatggagaattttaagaaaggctatcttccgacaggccaaaaaatttttctttcgaaaggagattgtccgacaactcctcaagagaaagagcgtatgagtagagtttcatatgcttcgacagtgggttctattatgtacgccatgatatgtacaagatcaaatgtggtatactcattaggggtagtgagtagataccagtctgattcaGAAGAAAATCACTaaaaggtcgtaaagactattcttaagtatttaagaaatactaaggaccagtggcttgtatatagtgaaactgacttcaaacttatggggttcaccgactccagctttcagtcagaccatgatgatagtaagaatgtgtcggattatatttttaccctaaatggtggagcaatctactgaaagaatttcaagcagaatactatggcagactttgtttgcAAAGCAAAGtatatcgcgacatccgatgctgcgaaggaagctatatggttgtggaagttcatcagtgagcttgAAGTGGTaccctccgttgatggccctgtcttgttatactacgacaatactgaagccattgctcaagccaaagaatcgagATCCCATCATCGCACTAAATATATTCTGCATCGTTATCACCTTatccaggagatcatggatcgaggtgacatcgacctttagaagatcgatggaagggagaacttggttgacccatttactaaagctctcagaatcaaagagtttgatgatcataaatcgaagatggatatacgatactgtaccgattgactttagtccaagtggaagttgttgagaaatatgttccaaagtcaatcgttagacgattgtgctcatcttgtaaactgtatatgaatttttattaataaaaattattggatatttttattacaaattgaccatctttgaactcttgtcttgtaatgaagtccttagaactatatatattaatcgacaaaggaggatttatcgttaagtctttaaaattgtttgcgaccaaatgatacgctattactaggaccataatgatatcaagtataggtcattgtgtgccatatgagttggttgttctcttaatcaaagagtgtggagatactattatggcatacagatggaatgtaagagtatatttacaTCGAATGTGACTATGTTCctagcactctgttgtcaagagtagcttatgaagggtatgggtataagtgtccctttgatctgagaccactatgataatttataagcaactcactgtactttagtaccagactatctgagtttctaatttagtgatgaaaagatACTAggacagtcaagtacttaacaagtcagtgtgtgagtcaagatgaaattgacccctctaaattggtaggagatatgcatcaatgtatttcaatttagaaaaatcttgatcaggataacccatgagatggatttaaaagattgaaatacaatatggtcaactaaattagggttgacagttaaaccctaagtcaccttgaacatttgggtcaaagggatgaattatacattaactatacgccagtaggttctagaaggttgctttgcaacacttcgacccatctggtcgtcgggtcattattgctagatgattatatcgattggtatagaaagtaaTTCTTATGTTAccgacttaagtttgaacctatggggttacacgcattagaagattggatcagatctgatggctgaagagtccaattagattgtgactctagtgaagagtcctacttggaattGGACtttatgggagagtcccactgggactgaaactctatcatttatgaagaattaattagtaattaaattattaattgacttaatttgattaattaaagagctttagaacaagtctaattgaattagattcagttcgactcagattgggattgatatgatcaaacctgattacaagagaaatttgatcttgatacgatcagagtttggactcagctaattcttaattgggttaagaatttgatgagatatttagatttttaattagatttaattcatttctatcagtggtttcaatccaaatttgatttggattagaattgaattagaaatgaagagtccaagtcagactaggactctatccttatctttttgccacatctggatccatgtcaatttctccatgcctaatttgatttggattatgatttttggtgtcatgagagaggatccaataagggtagtTAGCTaaagctgatgagtcataatattatctcttgcctaattcgaatgcgatccaaattagagataagatgcagactaggaaagagattttttgtatatagtatattgttggagttatattattttttttcttatttttttaaggaatcctttagtgtgtgagactttaaatttcttcttcatatcttaatgattttttggaatttttggagattccaaaaagaggttttggcattgattcatgacatcctttcttggaaagtcctaattcctagtctataaaaaggagacccctctcttggacatcccatgatcaatgtccttgtaaattttttattttcaaagcctcttcacctcctcctctcttcctcctccaaatctTCCATCACTTCGGAGTGTCCAacatgcttgtagaagaaggaagaggtcagctgtcgaagttgttcgcagactagcatctcgagcccctgatctgcgccagtcttcgtgtgaattttttatagaggccagatgactttgtgttgCTGCAAGCAATTTGAGGAACACCCTTTTCAATCAttagatcagaggagatcaagatcaaaatttgtttggtaatgatctctaacttattttgattcctatggtagatctaatagttagatcttgaATTTCAGCATCAacgagatcgatgtgatttttatttttagatctaaagtacatattttttatatcaaagatcttgatgtagtagtctaagattagatcttatacatataattaggattaaattatttaatctattatttttactgcattaaattttttaattgcatgtactgcactaccgtaaattttcttcaatatttagaAGTCTATTGGGCAACCAGAAAACTGCAACAACAAAAATACTGAACTAATGGATGAATTTGGGTAACTACCAATCTtccaatgttgggtataaaataccctccagctgaagttcgtgccgggagtgaccctcccggaacTCTGCCtgcgtccgaccttgggcgacatctttctgaacctctccgaCAATCGAGCTTctgcaacattctcaagttctgccgacggacgaACTCTTGCCGCATCTTCCAGGCTTCTTCGATGATAAGCTTCTttggttgtccatcaggctgctcctagtgctctctggattctactatcgaccgacctcctacaagggtcaaccgttctccgaaccccttccagatcttttccgacaggactcgatcaactccaatccgaatttcttccagaactacgtcagttcgccAGAGGTCGAACTTTCCCAATAGCAGATCTCCATGATGgatgggctccatccaagtttctacggtggttgaccaccttttgtatttcatccgggctcctacgggagccggactccttccccgaactcctactacaggcagacttcgttcgagctcttacgagagtcggacttcagccctgagctcccattgtAGATAGACCTCATccaaattcttacaagggccagactccgagcccccaccacaagcaatctacaccgagcttctactacaagcgatctacaccgagcttttgctacaagcgatctacaccgagcttctactacaagcgatttacaccgagcttctgctacaagtggtctacttcaaatttctactacaagcgatccgTGCCAGAttcctactgtaagcctccacccgagcttcccttgtgaatgaattccttccgaacctCTATTGCAGGAAGGattcggccgagcttcctcaacaaatgatccccatccgaacttctacgagaACCAGACTCTGATCGAACTTCAATAGCGGgcagattccagacgaactcctacaacgcaCGGGCCCCAGCAGCTGAACCCCTTTAGCAGAAAGCACCTGATtgagcttctacagtggatgaccttcgcctgcagtattagcgccctaggcacccaacggtagaaagctcgccagcaacatccgagctcctctcaggtggagagctacccctctccaccaaacaccccaatcgagcttcggccgacaggcctggactccctggcaggccacagtaatggccgcgactctgcttcACTTCTTATAacagatcccgcgcggctccatcatgctcctgcaagtcacgacaacggacatcactccactctccccagcaggctccacgtggcaggccacggcgatggccacgactccactccactactctccataacaaactcctcatggccctgaacggcccactaccgggcggttacagacgtcgctatcgatCTGTTatgccctccatctataaaaagggacccccagatatgttattctctaagctctaatctctatctcgaaactctactaaaattttcattcgagcactccattcttgttgaggtagagaactgacttgagagtcagagggtcttgctggagcaccctcaccttcggtttagactttctttgcaggtcccgatggcgaccgcgactccctcaactccaacttctccgatgccggtggattttggcaccaacaggattggtgctagaggaagggcttttgtgtcttcgcagtatccttgttcttaaaggagcactcaatgggACCATCTCCGATCGTCTactccgacatctcctcctccggttgcctgcctgatctccacctgatgcctccctgaagggcatccaccaggcggtcaacggcctccacagccagacctcagcgagctccgcaagccccggcttcatcttcagtttccccggctcctcctcctccagcgatgATAGTCGGCATGgaacagtttgacttgctggttcaacaggtcagaggcctcatcgaagcagtgcaggccatgcagcagcagccgcagcagccgcaggcatcggtgcggctggaaagagcatcgtcagagttccagaatccgacgatcggacgggccacatgggccaaccgccctgtctttcccagaaaagaaaaatagaaagcagagagtcctccatccgatcatgattcaacccccggagagtccctgcctccgctccaccagaagaccctcgaggcccgcAATCAAGAGGATatcctggatcagagattccaggagatgaatcggtggatcgaagagctccgtcgtGCTCCCACTGGTTACGGTGAGGActtctgcactgaccctcctttctctcaaatgatcatgcaggaaccaatcccgccgaacttcaagctcccccaattcgagagctacgacgggacctcggacccggtcgaccacctggaggccttccggaccatgatgctgctccatggcgcaccagacgccatcctgtgtcgagctttttcatctatcttgaagggagcagctaggaattggtactcggcattgaagccgggtacaatcttctcctttgaccaaatgagtcaccagtttgtggctcatttcgtcagcagccggcgtcctcgatgaggttcggagtccctcatcaacatctagcaagaggagagagaatccatccgagcttacatcaACCACTTCAATGCCACCACCCTGGAGGTCCagaacctggaccaatcggttgcaatggccgccttaaagagcggccttcaaaagaatgacctcctcttctccctggaaaagaagtatcccagagactttgccgatctgttggctcaggccgaaggatatgcccgagtggaagaagccttcaaactgaaggatgaggaagccgcgaaggagcggcaggcgggtgactctggcaagcccgcagttgaaagagggccgagtgaaggctggccacattctcgaacccctcccgggcacaagcgcatccagactcctccctgagcacgtaggcagagaagcccggaccacagagttcgatggggctctcccccaggaagattctgcagctatgcccccctcaatgcatcgaaaactcaggtgctgatggaggtcagagagcagctcccaagactagaaaggatgcgcacacaccccaggaagcgcaatcctaacaagttttgcctctaccatcatgaccacgatcacgacacagaggaatgcattcaactccgagacaaAATTGAAgaactcatcagacgaggtcggcttgacagGTTCATTCAACGctgacctgagggtagagaggatcagccaagggccctgccacaacctgagccatcgaggagggaagagcatcccgaagatcggcctccaattgggatcatcaactccatctctggaggacctcgacgggagcagaccttctatgactatgagatttgaaaaacctgtaaatgtattactaacgactttgctttaaatcaagattctttTCAGATTTGcctatctttcccttttggcatggactcataacgataggggataaccccttcagacaatgaaaacaaagccatgttaggaacaggaggagaaccttgtcctaacatgggcaaagttgaaggtctggttattttaagatcggacggggggagaggcccatataacggcccttatgtgcccccacagtcctgttagggacaggagaagaacctcgccctaacatgagcaaagttgaaagtctggttattttaagatcggacggggggagaggcccatataatggcccttatgtgcccccacagccctgttagggacaggaggagaacctcgccctaacatgggcaaaattgaaagtccaattattttaagaccggatggagggagaggcccatataacggtccttatgtgcccccatagccctgttaaggacaggaggagaaccttgccctaatatgagcaaagtcgaaggcccggttctccttagactggatggggggagaggccttacaatgcccttatgcacccccacagccctgttagggataggaggagaacctcatcctaacatgagcaaagtcgaaggcccggttctctttagaccggatggggggagaggccctacaacgcctttatgtgcccccacagccctgttagggacaggaggagaacctcgccctaacatgagcaaagtcgaaggcccggttctctttagaccggatggggggagaggccctacaacacccttatgtgcccccacagccctgttagggacaggaggagaacctcgccctaacatgagcaaagtcgaaggcccgattcttcttagaccggatggggggagaggccctacaatgcccatatgtgcccccacagtcctgttaggaacaggaggagaacctcgtcctaacctgagctgaactcGACcacattaggaataggaggagaacctcatcctgacactaaCTAAGATCCGATctttcaagaccagataagaaaaagaaaaccttctcgatggcccctcCGCGCTCCTGCAACCCcgccaagagcagaggaaaaaccctcactcgagaaaagaaaaagaaaaaagggagaaagttcaaaaggaaagcgacgaactacaccagcgacaaatgaaaaataaattacgtcAAAGATACAAGGGATCTCGTCTCAGCGAGGACAaggattcttatcaaaaatccccagtctccaagagggctatcaacacagatcgaggataagatggcttccttAAGGCGACGAGAAGTTTAGACcctcgagctcgaactctgaaaggaagcatcaaactcgagtggccccggacaaatctgcggccataaacaaaagggacaGGTTAATGCGACGATgattgggtaccttcgaatgacattgatatcgagcaaggcaaaaactgacagaagttcggcaaacgataactcaacacatgagtagaagaggtaatggaaaattttcttctcatttcattaactaagtatgcattacaaagcccttaaggccggaaaagaaagatgacaagaaaagcaagccaacgcggcgacgaccaggaaccttcagacaacatGAACTTTggatgagataaaaaaaataataaataaataaaagaagtttGGCGGATGataatttgacgcaaagtgcggacaaggtaacaaaaaatctccttttcattttcgattaacaagatatacgttacaaagccatgaaggccaaggaaagaagaacaatactacaagacctaaaaggaatacattagagaccgcttcaagctttcgacttctccttccagttccatctttctcagcagtatttcccagtacggacctctccttccagtcccatctttctcagcagtatttcccagtacggacctctccttccagttccatctttctcagcagtattttctaGTACGCATGATGAACCCATCAACTCTCACCCTCTGCCTCATTCTACCCCAttgccgaaaccctaaccctaaaggGAAAATggggggatagaactcaaggggcggcGGCGGCGATGGCGGTGGCAAcaacgacctgcatcaagaagaactggAAGTACCCCGGAGGCTGCGGTAACGctagaggcatgcaccaccactatGTTCTCTCCGACAATTACCATCTTAGGTActtcgacaaggtcggcatgtgctacttccaccgcccctgcAACAAGTCCTACTGTTCCACCGTCAGCACCGACCACCTTTGGtctctcgaccccgacgacgttaAGAAGCCCGCCATAGTTTATGACAGCAATTCTACCTGCTTggccggtgtcaccccgttcagcTACTTCAAAATTCTTAGGTGGGGCGCACTCACCGGCCAGtttcgttattaaatccctgttgttaaaagaattttccctcgagtccccttcgaagctgtgggagcccTCAGTGGCAGCTCGA
Protein-coding regions in this window:
- the LOC105037181 gene encoding large ribosomal subunit protein uL15y-like, yielding MAVATTTCIKKNWKYPGGCGNARGMHHHYVLSDNYHLRYFDKVGMCYFHRPCNKSYCSTVSTDHLWSLDPDDVKKPAIVYDSNSTCLAGVTPFSYFKILRWGALTGQFRY